A window of the Bacillus andreraoultii genome harbors these coding sequences:
- a CDS encoding YlbE family protein — protein sequence MKNAQPFLMDVVPAHTVIPELAGNNKVLLHAGPPIKWDEMTGPMQGSCIGATLFEGWASTEEEAVKLLESGEVEFMPCHHAHAVGPMGGITSANMAVLVVENKLDGTKAYCTMNEGIGKVLRFGAYSQEVVDRLKWMKDVLGPVLSQAIKGKGDGININVIIAKAITMGDEFHQRNIAASLIFLKEVAPKIVELDIEESKKKEVMQFLADTDQFFLNIMMATGKVIVDYARQVQNGTVVTTMTRNGRNFGIRISGMGDEWFTAPVNTPKGLYFTGFTEEDGNPDIGDSAITETVGVGGMAMVAAPGVTRFVGAGGFDDALKVSNEMAEISITQNSNWSIPTWDFKGACLGIDLRKVVETGITPLINTGIAHKEAGVGQVGAGTVRAPLACFEKALEAYAAKLGIVVE from the coding sequence ATGAAAAATGCACAACCATTCTTGATGGACGTTGTTCCCGCACATACGGTTATCCCAGAATTAGCGGGTAACAATAAAGTATTGCTTCATGCTGGACCACCAATCAAATGGGATGAAATGACTGGTCCAATGCAAGGTTCTTGTATCGGTGCCACACTATTTGAAGGCTGGGCATCAACAGAAGAAGAAGCAGTTAAATTACTTGAATCTGGTGAAGTTGAGTTTATGCCATGTCATCATGCACATGCAGTAGGACCAATGGGTGGGATTACATCTGCAAATATGGCTGTGCTCGTTGTTGAAAATAAATTAGACGGTACAAAAGCTTATTGTACAATGAACGAAGGTATTGGTAAAGTATTACGCTTTGGTGCATACTCTCAAGAAGTTGTTGATCGTCTAAAATGGATGAAAGATGTTCTTGGACCGGTATTAAGCCAAGCAATTAAAGGTAAAGGCGATGGAATTAACATCAATGTTATCATTGCAAAAGCAATTACAATGGGTGACGAATTCCACCAAAGAAATATTGCAGCTTCTCTAATCTTCTTAAAAGAAGTTGCACCGAAAATTGTTGAACTTGATATAGAAGAATCTAAGAAAAAAGAAGTCATGCAATTCTTAGCTGATACAGACCAATTCTTCCTTAACATCATGATGGCAACTGGTAAAGTAATTGTTGACTACGCACGTCAAGTCCAAAACGGTACAGTAGTCACAACGATGACAAGAAATGGTAGAAACTTTGGAATTCGTATCAGTGGAATGGGTGATGAATGGTTTACAGCACCTGTTAATACACCAAAAGGTTTATACTTCACAGGTTTTACTGAAGAAGATGGAAACCCAGATATCGGTGACAGTGCAATCACTGAAACTGTTGGTGTCGGTGGTATGGCAATGGTTGCGGCACCTGGTGTTACTCGTTTCGTTGGTGCTGGCGGTTTTGATGATGCACTTAAAGTTTCAAATGAAATGGCAGAAATTAGCATTACTCAAAATTCCAACTGGAGCATTCCAACTTGGGACTTCAAAGGAGCTTGCTTAGGTATCGACTTACGTAAAGTCGTTGAAACGGGTATTACTCCGCTTATCAATACTGGTATTGCTCATAAAGAAGCAGGTGTTGGACAAGTAGGAGCAGGAACAGTTCGAGCACCACTTGCTTGTTTCGAAAAAGCACTTGAAGCATATGCAGCAAAATTAGGCATCGTTGTTGAATAA
- a CDS encoding oxamate carbamoyltransferase subunit AllH family protein, producing the protein MSFYEFEYGVKSNFLSRILSKQQNGKVHSIFQSSLNIQFGKSLIHIGPLGTPLSSFGINIPKLKLKTILNKVTIGDTVESVDRKIFIRTFQAVFVVHIDKFTTIDLRIHPAPIDTRKLKRNAIYKMILGINYNTMSGMIQSQHEKNMLYKLLSCRNDSIVIKEVIRYFFGRGIGLTPSGDDFLSGIVMVESFFAQTTTWQSMLEKHIKVYETTDVSLNYYYSLLSGFVSENFLNLFRNLYIDVYTTKAKRIVKDVTNYGHTSGYDTLLGIIVAIKLNILEE; encoded by the coding sequence ATGAGTTTCTATGAATTTGAATACGGGGTAAAAAGCAATTTTTTATCCCGTATTTTATCGAAACAACAAAATGGAAAAGTGCATAGCATCTTTCAAAGTAGCTTAAATATTCAATTTGGAAAAAGTTTAATCCATATTGGCCCTTTAGGAACACCGCTTTCTAGCTTTGGGATAAATATTCCAAAGTTGAAATTAAAAACGATATTAAACAAAGTAACGATTGGGGATACAGTAGAATCTGTTGATAGGAAGATTTTTATTAGAACATTTCAAGCGGTTTTTGTCGTTCATATAGATAAATTTACTACAATAGATTTACGTATACATCCGGCCCCAATAGATACGAGGAAATTAAAGAGAAATGCGATTTACAAGATGATCCTTGGAATAAATTACAATACAATGTCAGGGATGATTCAATCTCAGCATGAGAAAAATATGTTATATAAGCTTCTATCATGCCGTAACGATTCTATAGTTATTAAAGAAGTTATTCGTTATTTTTTTGGTAGAGGGATTGGATTAACTCCAAGTGGTGATGATTTTCTTTCAGGTATTGTCATGGTGGAATCGTTCTTTGCTCAAACTACTACTTGGCAATCTATGTTGGAAAAACATATAAAGGTTTATGAAACAACCGATGTTAGCTTGAATTATTACTATTCTCTTTTAAGTGGATTTGTTAGTGAAAATTTTTTGAACTTATTTCGGAACTTATATATTGATGTTTACACTACAAAGGCAAAGAGAATTGTGAAAGACGTAACAAATTATGGACATACATCTGGTTATGATACGTTACTCGGTATTATAGTCGCGATAAAACTAAATATATTGGAGGAGTAA
- a CDS encoding MFS transporter — MENTANKVNAKHQAVEVSEKYWWKVVILFTIGWALMYADRTILNPVQAIIGDQFGLSNSQIGLINSVFFLTYAITQIPGGVIGDKYGRKMVVAAGFVLFGLTTGLTGLAGTFGIFMIWRALTGIGEGFYYGPQYALSTESIPTKNLTLGTAIINSGQALGISGGYLLSSKLVLQDGAHWSRPFYVMAIPTIIVGILFYVMLHEKVVRPEDKGKATTQAKSEGPKEKVSIGSIFKNRNLIFIFIMCFCSLYGFFVVTTWLPQFLQAERGYAGTEVGFISSLVPWASIPGAVIFARLSDKLKKSKLLIFILVPLAAISIVAVANVQSHTALIIALICYGLFGKLALDPIMVAFVTKHAPKVALSTALSAYNFIGMTSSILAPYLTGWFVDMIGSMQISFYISGVLLIVGLIFIVFTQENPTKQVK, encoded by the coding sequence ATGGAGAATACAGCAAATAAAGTGAATGCGAAACATCAGGCTGTTGAAGTCTCTGAAAAGTATTGGTGGAAAGTTGTCATATTATTTACGATTGGTTGGGCATTAATGTATGCAGACCGTACAATCTTAAACCCAGTTCAAGCAATTATTGGAGATCAATTTGGTCTAAGCAACTCACAAATTGGTTTAATTAATAGTGTTTTCTTCTTAACATACGCGATTACACAAATTCCTGGTGGTGTCATTGGTGATAAATATGGAAGAAAAATGGTTGTTGCTGCCGGCTTTGTTCTGTTCGGTTTAACAACTGGATTAACAGGTCTTGCAGGTACTTTTGGAATTTTCATGATTTGGCGTGCTCTTACAGGAATCGGGGAAGGTTTTTACTATGGACCACAATATGCCCTTTCTACTGAATCAATTCCAACAAAGAATTTAACTTTAGGTACAGCAATCATTAACAGTGGACAAGCTCTAGGTATTTCAGGTGGTTATTTACTATCAAGTAAATTAGTTTTACAAGATGGTGCACATTGGAGTCGACCATTCTATGTTATGGCTATTCCAACAATTATCGTCGGGATTTTATTCTATGTTATGCTTCATGAAAAAGTCGTTCGTCCTGAAGATAAAGGGAAGGCAACAACTCAAGCAAAATCAGAAGGTCCAAAAGAAAAAGTATCTATTGGATCAATTTTCAAAAATAGAAACTTAATATTTATCTTTATTATGTGTTTCTGTTCACTTTATGGATTCTTCGTTGTTACGACTTGGTTACCTCAATTTTTACAAGCAGAAAGAGGTTATGCAGGAACAGAAGTTGGGTTCATTTCTTCATTAGTTCCTTGGGCTTCGATTCCAGGGGCGGTTATCTTTGCACGACTATCTGACAAACTAAAGAAATCAAAACTACTAATTTTCATTCTTGTACCATTAGCTGCCATTTCAATTGTTGCTGTAGCCAATGTTCAAAGTCATACAGCTTTAATTATTGCACTAATTTGCTATGGCTTATTCGGTAAATTAGCTCTTGATCCAATTATGGTTGCTTTTGTTACGAAACATGCACCAAAAGTGGCGTTATCTACCGCATTAAGTGCTTATAACTTTATTGGGATGACAAGTTCTATTTTAGCACCATACCTTACTGGTTGGTTTGTTGATATGATCGGTTCTATGCAAATCAGTTTCTATATTTCAGGTGTATTGTTAATTGTTGGTTTAATCTTTATCGTCTTTACACAAGAAAACCCAACAAAACAAGTTAAGTAA
- the arcC gene encoding carbamate kinase: protein MGKKIVVALGGNAILTDDPTAQGQQKVLKYTAEKLANLVKQGHQLVVTHGNGPQVGNLLNQQLAANSEKNPALPLDTCVAMTQGSIGYWTQNALNEVFQQQNIKKQAVSVVTQCLVDKNDPAFKNPAKPVGPFLTEEEAKAAHTQDGATYKEDAGRGFRKVVPSPKPKAIIEYPMVKNLIESGFVTISAGGGGVPVIETETGYQGVEAVIDKDFAAAKLAEMLEADYFIILTGVDNVYINFGKENQQKLEDVHISELKEYIDQNQFAAGSMLPKVEAVIEFLENRPQAAAIITSLENLENLKNGLTGTVVRNSHLRMVSDMHN, encoded by the coding sequence ATGGGAAAAAAAATAGTCGTTGCATTAGGTGGTAACGCCATTTTAACAGACGATCCAACAGCACAAGGACAACAAAAAGTCCTTAAATATACAGCAGAAAAATTAGCAAATCTAGTTAAACAAGGTCACCAATTAGTTGTTACACACGGAAATGGTCCACAAGTAGGGAACTTATTAAACCAACAACTTGCTGCAAATTCAGAGAAGAACCCAGCTTTACCACTAGATACATGTGTTGCAATGACTCAAGGTAGTATTGGCTATTGGACACAAAATGCATTAAATGAAGTATTCCAACAACAAAATATAAAAAAACAAGCAGTCTCTGTAGTTACACAATGTTTGGTTGATAAAAATGACCCAGCATTTAAAAATCCGGCTAAACCTGTAGGTCCTTTCTTAACGGAAGAAGAAGCAAAAGCAGCTCACACACAAGATGGAGCTACTTATAAAGAAGATGCAGGTCGCGGATTTAGAAAAGTTGTTCCTTCTCCAAAACCAAAAGCAATTATTGAATATCCAATGGTAAAAAACTTAATTGAAAGTGGCTTTGTTACAATTTCAGCTGGCGGTGGTGGCGTACCTGTTATTGAAACAGAAACAGGCTACCAAGGAGTAGAAGCGGTTATCGACAAAGACTTTGCTGCTGCAAAATTAGCAGAAATGCTCGAAGCAGATTACTTTATTATCCTTACAGGGGTAGACAATGTATATATTAACTTTGGTAAGGAAAATCAACAAAAACTTGAAGATGTCCATATTTCTGAGTTAAAAGAATATATCGATCAAAATCAATTTGCTGCAGGCAGTATGTTACCAAAAGTAGAAGCGGTTATTGAATTTCTAGAAAATCGCCCACAAGCAGCTGCAATTATTACATCTTTAGAAAACCTAGAAAACCTTAAAAATGGATTGACAGGAACCGTTGTTAGAAATAGCCATTTACGGATGGTTAGCGATATGCATAACTAA
- a CDS encoding dicarboxylate/amino acid:cation symporter encodes MGKKIKMNMTTQIIIATVLGIFFGLVLGERMTAVDVVGNIFLRLIQMAIVILVMGQVIEAVGNLNPKQLGKLGLKTISVFMLSSFLAAAFGVFMGFLFQPGSGIDSTKITGGNLPEAPHSSLKETILNFFPQNIFSSMAEASIVQVITFAVLFGLAVSFVRIENPKNQILQVTEQFNQVILRMIGLIMKTAPIGIFFILSSTIGKTGAQVLLPLLKYLGVYALATFLFLLAWFIIVSLYCRVSIIQLTRNLTEMSVMALTTTSSAITLPVALRDSQEKLGIHERVAKLVLPLGMSLNSNGSAMHMAMTIITIAQIFGYSYSIGDYVNIAILATLASLANAVVPGAGLVSLSIVIPQMGLPLESIALFAGVEWFVGMLRTILNVDSDTLSALIVAKSEDAIDYDIFNGRKSQMRKSVLKNIG; translated from the coding sequence ATGGGTAAAAAAATAAAAATGAACATGACCACTCAAATCATTATCGCTACAGTATTAGGCATATTTTTCGGCTTAGTATTAGGGGAACGCATGACAGCTGTAGATGTTGTTGGCAATATTTTCCTTCGTTTAATTCAAATGGCAATCGTCATTTTAGTTATGGGCCAAGTAATCGAAGCTGTTGGAAATTTGAATCCGAAACAACTTGGAAAATTAGGATTAAAAACGATTTCTGTCTTCATGCTATCTTCCTTTCTTGCAGCAGCATTTGGTGTATTCATGGGATTTTTATTTCAACCAGGTTCCGGGATTGATTCAACAAAAATTACCGGGGGCAATCTCCCTGAAGCTCCACATAGCTCTTTAAAGGAAACCATATTAAACTTCTTTCCTCAAAATATTTTTAGTTCAATGGCAGAAGCATCCATTGTCCAAGTGATTACCTTTGCTGTTTTATTCGGGCTTGCTGTTAGTTTTGTTAGAATAGAAAATCCGAAGAACCAAATCTTGCAAGTAACAGAGCAATTTAATCAAGTTATTTTACGAATGATTGGGTTAATCATGAAAACTGCACCAATTGGGATATTTTTTATTTTATCTTCCACAATTGGAAAAACAGGTGCCCAAGTCTTATTACCTTTACTAAAATATTTAGGTGTTTATGCATTAGCAACATTCCTCTTCTTATTAGCATGGTTTATCATCGTATCTCTATATTGCCGAGTGTCAATCATTCAATTAACGAGAAATTTAACAGAAATGTCAGTTATGGCATTAACGACAACATCATCTGCAATTACATTACCCGTTGCATTAAGAGATTCTCAAGAAAAGCTTGGAATTCATGAAAGAGTAGCTAAATTAGTTCTCCCACTTGGGATGTCACTGAATAGCAATGGTTCGGCTATGCATATGGCAATGACAATTATTACGATAGCACAAATATTTGGTTACTCTTATTCAATCGGGGATTATGTGAACATTGCTATACTCGCGACATTAGCATCATTGGCGAACGCAGTTGTTCCTGGTGCAGGGCTCGTTTCCTTATCCATTGTCATTCCACAAATGGGCTTACCGCTAGAAAGTATAGCCTTATTTGCTGGAGTAGAATGGTTTGTTGGAATGCTACGAACGATATTAAATGTTGATTCTGATACATTAAGTGCTCTTATCGTTGCGAAAAGTGAAGATGCGATTGACTATGACATTTTTAATGGAAGAAAGAGTCAGATGAGAAAATCTGTGTTAAAAAACATTGGTTAA
- the upp gene encoding uracil phosphoribosyltransferase: MGKVYVFDHPLIQHKLTYIRKKETGTKEFRELVDEIATLMAFEATRDLPLDEIEIETPVAKTKSKVLSGKKIGVVPILRAGMGMVDGILKLIPAAKVGHIGLYRDPETLKPVEYYVKFPSDIEERDFIVVDPMLATGGSAIEAIHSLKKRGAKHIIFMCLIAAPEGLHALEEAHPDVDIYIAGLDEKLNEKSYIVPGLGDAGDRLFGTK, from the coding sequence ATGGGAAAAGTATACGTATTTGATCATCCTTTAATTCAGCATAAACTTACATACATAAGAAAAAAAGAAACGGGTACGAAGGAATTTCGTGAATTAGTAGATGAAATTGCTACATTGATGGCTTTTGAAGCAACTCGTGACCTACCGTTAGACGAAATTGAAATTGAAACTCCAGTGGCAAAAACAAAATCAAAAGTATTATCAGGTAAGAAAATTGGCGTTGTTCCTATTTTACGTGCGGGTATGGGAATGGTTGATGGAATCTTAAAGCTTATTCCCGCCGCAAAAGTTGGTCATATTGGGTTATATCGTGATCCAGAGACATTAAAACCGGTGGAATATTATGTGAAATTTCCTTCAGATATTGAAGAACGGGATTTTATCGTTGTTGATCCGATGCTCGCAACAGGTGGTTCTGCGATTGAAGCCATTCATAGTTTGAAAAAACGTGGTGCAAAACATATTATTTTTATGTGCCTGATTGCTGCCCCAGAAGGATTACATGCATTAGAAGAAGCACATCCAGATGTAGATATTTACATTGCCGGATTAGATGAAAAATTAAATGAAAAAAGTTATATCGTCCCTGGATTAGGTGATGCAGGAGACCGTCTATTTGGTACAAAATAA
- the wecB gene encoding non-hydrolyzing UDP-N-acetylglucosamine 2-epimerase — MQRIKVMLIFGTRPEAIKMAPLVLELKKRPQQFETIVTVTAQHRQMLDQVLETFHVTPDYDLNMMADRQTLIDLTVKGLAGLDKVMKEVHPDIVLVHGDTTTTFVASLAAFYNQIPVGHVEAGLRTWNKYSPFPEEVNRQLTGVVADLHFAPTEMAANHLYKENKPKEHIFITGNTAIDALKTTVKKDFYHPVLDKLNGNRYILLTAHRRENLGEPMRHMFHAIMRLVEQHKDIQVVYPVHLNPVVRDLANEILGDHERIHLIEPLNVIDFHNMAARAHVILTDSGGVQEEAPSLGVPVLVLRDTTERPEGIEAGTLKLAGTDEDKIYQLANELLVNRDAYDAMAKAVNPYGDGHASERIIEAIRFYFKQINIRPDDYQL; from the coding sequence ATGCAACGAATAAAAGTCATGTTGATTTTCGGTACAAGACCAGAAGCAATAAAAATGGCACCGCTTGTATTGGAACTAAAAAAACGACCCCAACAATTTGAAACGATTGTAACCGTAACAGCCCAACATCGGCAAATGCTCGATCAAGTATTGGAAACCTTTCATGTTACACCTGATTATGATTTGAATATGATGGCGGATAGACAAACGCTAATAGATTTAACGGTGAAAGGATTAGCTGGTTTAGATAAAGTTATGAAGGAAGTACATCCGGATATTGTCCTTGTTCATGGGGACACAACGACAACTTTTGTTGCAAGTCTCGCTGCCTTTTACAATCAGATTCCTGTTGGCCATGTGGAAGCCGGCTTACGTACTTGGAATAAATATTCGCCATTTCCAGAAGAAGTGAACCGCCAATTAACTGGAGTAGTTGCGGATTTACATTTTGCACCAACAGAAATGGCTGCTAATCATTTATATAAAGAAAATAAACCGAAAGAACATATTTTTATTACAGGTAACACGGCGATTGACGCATTAAAAACGACCGTGAAAAAGGATTTTTATCATCCGGTGTTAGATAAATTAAATGGTAACCGTTATATTTTATTAACAGCACATCGACGGGAAAATCTAGGTGAGCCTATGCGTCATATGTTTCACGCAATCATGCGGTTAGTTGAACAGCATAAAGATATCCAAGTAGTCTATCCAGTCCATTTAAATCCTGTCGTTCGCGATTTAGCAAATGAGATATTAGGTGACCATGAACGCATTCATTTAATCGAGCCACTGAATGTGATTGATTTCCACAATATGGCTGCAAGAGCGCATGTAATTTTAACAGACTCTGGTGGGGTGCAAGAGGAAGCTCCATCTTTAGGAGTGCCCGTTCTTGTATTACGAGATACAACAGAACGGCCTGAAGGTATTGAGGCAGGAACATTAAAGCTAGCCGGGACCGATGAAGATAAGATATACCAACTTGCAAATGAATTACTTGTAAATCGTGATGCGTATGATGCGATGGCAAAAGCAGTGAATCCGTATGGGGATGGTCATGCGTCTGAACGAATTATTGAAGCAATCCGATTTTATTTTAAGCAAATAAATATACGACCAGATGACTATCAATTGTAG
- a CDS encoding S8 family serine peptidase yields MNKLIRRVIVCILLIVIGPTISSAHHEKLQRPPLPENKHEQKTAIVQLKEHLTTSEIEKLLKPYPNLKLRYTFQHIFHGFSVTGPKHELDKIAELGLTQQIYPSYTYQLQVSSYPNVLIQEHNNIDLIGTKEIRRLNDKNGRPLTGKGIKVGVIDTGIDYTHPDLRKSYVKGYDFVDNDSDPMETVNMGPNDTFHGTHVAGVIAANGKMKGVACEAKIYAYRALGPGGFGTTEMIIAAIEQAIKDGVDVLNLSLGTSINGPDLPTSLALDKAVEHGIVAVTSNGNSGPDLWTVGTPGTSHKAISVGASTPNIKVPYLDYFQKQFRLTPFSGSKQWNIDRSYMLVDGGLGRVGDFQNKDAVGKMAVIKRGKLTFTEKVKNAEKHGAKAVIIYNNEKGDVLGQLEGEIEIPVAFISKKDGEQLLKLMRERPMPAKITLKEEQDTLADFSSRGPVTFNWEIKPDVVAPGVAIVSTVPGGYMPLQGTSMASPHVAGASAILKQANPHLTPEQMKAIFMNTSIPLKRNSEDYYDTFEQGAGRIRIDKAIKTKVIIDPGALIFGKVEGTNFEENKIRITIENVSDQPIRITFQVPERSDEIGWHLPTRFMLQPNEKRQLTIGLEVKNEHKVNEIFNGYLTMFAGSDTIHVPYLYVTTEPDYPRIMAFSVEDANHEDLFQYEVYLPGGAEEFGIALFDPDTYRFIDYLDWEENVRRGLISRTMNKSDAIPKGTYIAIAFAKKAEKEDYIEQIIEIQ; encoded by the coding sequence ATGAATAAATTAATAAGACGAGTCATCGTATGTATCCTACTAATCGTAATTGGGCCAACAATCTCATCTGCACATCATGAGAAACTCCAAAGGCCTCCCCTCCCAGAAAATAAACATGAACAAAAGACTGCAATTGTGCAATTAAAAGAACACTTAACAACAAGTGAGATAGAAAAACTCCTCAAGCCATACCCAAATTTAAAACTTCGCTATACATTTCAACATATATTTCATGGATTTTCAGTAACCGGGCCAAAACATGAACTAGACAAAATCGCTGAACTCGGATTAACTCAACAAATATATCCTTCTTATACGTACCAACTCCAAGTATCTTCGTATCCAAATGTACTCATTCAAGAGCATAATAATATTGATTTAATTGGAACAAAGGAAATCCGCCGTCTTAACGATAAAAATGGCCGACCACTAACAGGTAAAGGAATAAAAGTTGGTGTAATTGATACCGGTATTGACTATACTCATCCAGACTTAAGAAAATCATATGTAAAAGGGTATGACTTTGTCGATAATGATTCTGACCCGATGGAAACAGTTAATATGGGGCCAAATGATACTTTTCATGGAACACATGTAGCAGGTGTGATAGCAGCTAATGGAAAAATGAAAGGTGTTGCTTGCGAGGCAAAAATTTATGCTTATCGAGCGCTTGGTCCAGGTGGCTTTGGAACAACGGAAATGATTATCGCTGCGATTGAACAAGCAATTAAGGATGGAGTGGACGTGTTAAATTTATCACTCGGAACAAGTATTAATGGTCCTGATTTACCGACAAGTCTTGCTCTTGATAAAGCCGTTGAACATGGAATTGTCGCGGTCACCTCCAATGGAAATTCAGGACCAGATTTATGGACTGTTGGTACACCAGGGACATCACATAAAGCAATCTCAGTTGGAGCAAGTACCCCAAATATAAAAGTACCGTATTTAGATTATTTTCAAAAGCAATTTCGCCTAACCCCATTTTCAGGGTCAAAACAATGGAATATAGACCGCTCTTATATGTTAGTAGATGGGGGACTAGGAAGGGTAGGAGATTTTCAAAATAAAGATGCAGTAGGAAAAATGGCTGTTATAAAAAGAGGAAAACTAACATTTACTGAGAAAGTGAAAAATGCCGAGAAACATGGGGCTAAAGCAGTGATTATTTATAATAATGAGAAAGGAGATGTTTTAGGACAACTAGAAGGTGAAATTGAAATCCCAGTTGCGTTTATCTCAAAGAAAGATGGAGAACAGTTATTAAAACTTATGAGAGAGCGCCCGATGCCAGCGAAGATTACTTTGAAAGAAGAGCAAGATACACTAGCTGATTTTAGTTCACGTGGCCCAGTTACATTTAATTGGGAAATCAAGCCAGATGTAGTTGCACCAGGTGTGGCAATTGTAAGCACAGTCCCAGGAGGCTATATGCCACTACAAGGGACAAGTATGGCCTCCCCACATGTTGCTGGTGCTAGTGCCATTTTAAAACAAGCAAATCCCCATTTGACACCAGAACAAATGAAGGCCATATTCATGAATACGAGTATACCATTAAAGAGAAACAGCGAAGATTACTATGATACATTTGAGCAAGGAGCTGGGCGTATTCGTATTGATAAAGCAATTAAAACAAAGGTAATCATTGATCCTGGAGCACTCATTTTTGGGAAAGTAGAAGGTACGAACTTTGAAGAAAATAAAATAAGGATAACGATAGAGAATGTTAGTGATCAACCAATTCGTATCACATTTCAAGTTCCAGAACGTTCTGATGAAATAGGATGGCATTTACCAACACGATTCATGTTACAACCGAACGAGAAGCGACAGTTAACAATTGGGCTGGAAGTTAAAAATGAGCATAAAGTAAATGAAATTTTTAATGGGTATTTAACAATGTTTGCTGGTTCGGATACGATTCATGTTCCCTATTTATATGTAACGACAGAACCAGATTATCCGCGAATTATGGCCTTTTCCGTAGAAGATGCGAATCATGAGGATCTCTTTCAATATGAAGTTTATTTACCAGGTGGTGCGGAAGAGTTTGGTATTGCATTGTTTGACCCAGACACATATCGATTTATTGACTATTTAGATTGGGAGGAAAATGTTAGAAGAGGATTAATTTCGAGAACAATGA